The sequence GGTCTACCGGCTGAACAGTATGCCGTGAAAACTGGAATTCATCCGGTGAAGACGACTGCCGAAAACATTGCCACCTTTAAGCGTCAGATGAAGCGCGTCGGGCTCTCGTATGACTGGGAGCGAGAACTCAGCACCACCGACCCCCAGTATTATCGTTGGACACAATGGATTTTCCTGAAACTCTTTGAACGAGGATTAGCCTATGTGGCGGAAGTTCCCGTGAACTGGTGCCCAGCGCTCGGCACGGTGCTGGCGAACGAAGAAATCATCGACGGCAAGAGTGAAGTCGGCGGTTTCGACGTGGTTCGCAAGCCGATGCGTCAATGGGTGCTGAAGATCACCGCCTATGCCGATCGATTGCTGGAAGACTTGAAGTTGGTCGATTGGCCCATCAGTACGTTGGAAATGCAGAAGAATTGGATCGGCCGGTCGATCGGCGCGGAGGTTGACTTCGCGCTGGCCGATCGGAAGGGCACGATCCGCATATTCACGACCAGGCCGGATACGTTATTTGGTGCGACTTATATGGTTCTTGCGCCGGAGCATCCGCTCATTGATGTAGTCGTGAGTGACAAGCAGAAAACTGCTGTTCAGACCTACCGTGAGGCGTCGGCGAAGAAAAGTGATTTACAACGGCAAGAGCTGGAAAAAGAAAAGACCGGCGTGTTTACCGGCGGCTATGCTATCAATCCCGTGAACGGAGAACGGTTACCGATCTGGATCGCGGATTATGTCCTGATGAGCTACGGGACCGGCGCGATCATGGCCGTGCCTGCCCATGACGAACGGGACTGGACCTTCGCGCGACAATATGCGCTTCCGATTCGAGAGGTCATTGCAGGGGGAAACGTCCAGGAAACCGCTTTCACCGAGACGAATCGCGGGACGGTGGTGAATTCAGCGACGAGTGATGGCACCTTTTCGATCAACGGGCTCACGCCGGACAAGGCCATTCCGAAAATCACCGAGTGGCTGGAAAAACAAGGCAGGGGCACGCGGGCGGTCAATTACAAACTACGCGACTGGCTGTTTGCCAGACAGCGGTATTGGGGTGAACCGTTCCCAATTGTGTGGGTGGACGGGAACGCGTGTCCGCTTCCAGAAGAGCGGTTGCCTTTGGTGCTGCCAGAGACTCACAACTTTAAGCCATCGGGGACAGGCGAAAGCCCATTAGCAAACTTGAACGAGTGGCTGACGACGACCGATCCTGCCACGAACAAACCGGCAAGACGAGAAACGAATACCATGCCGCAGTGGGCCGGCTCTTGCTGGTATTATCTGAGATTCATCGATCCCCGAAACTCGACTCACCTGGTCGACTCAGCGAAAGAACGCTATTGGATGCCCGTGGATCTCTATATCGGCGGCAGCGAGCATGCGGTTCTGCATCTCCTGTATGCACGGTTCTGGCACAAGGTCTTGTTTGACATCGGTGTGACGAGCACACCCGAGCCATTCACGAAGTTGGTGCACCAGGGTATTGTGTTGGGCGAAGATAATCAGAAGATGTCGAAATCGCGCGGGAACGTGGTCAACCCGGACGAGATGATCGACCAGTTCGGCGCGGATGCCGTGCGACTCTACGAAATGTTCATGGGACCGCTCGAGGCGATGAAACCCTGGAGCACGAGAGGAGTGGAAGGAGTGACGCGGTTCTTGGACCGAGTCTGGCGAGTGATGGTCGACGAGCAAGGTCGACTGTCCGGCTCCATCGTCTCGACCGCGCCCAGCCTCGAGCACCAGCGGTTGCTCCATCAGACGATCAAAAAGGTGACGGAAGACATTGAGGCCTTGCGTTTCAACACGGCAATCTCCCAGATGATGATCTTCACCAACGAGATGACGAAAGCTCAGGCGCGACCGCGAGCCGTGATCGAGCCGTTTGTGTTGCTGCTCTCACCGTTTGCGCCGCACCTCGCCGAAGAGCTCTGGAGCTTGCTCGGACATCACCCCAGTGTCTCGCAACAGCCGTGGCCGATGTTCGATCCCGCCATGACGGTGAGCGAACACATGACCATACCTATTCAAGTCAACGGGCGGCTCCGGGCAAAAATCGAGGTGCCGACCGAGGCCGTGCGCGAAGATATTGAACGGCTGGCCCGTATAGAAGCGGCAGAGTGGCTGCAGGGCCAGGAGCCGAAGAAAGTGATCTACGTCGATAGGAAGCTGTTCAACTTTGTCGTCTAGGAGTGCGGAGTGCTGAGTGCTGAGAAGAGCGAGAATCATGAGCGAAGCGAGCCGTTCGCTTTTATCCTTGGCACGTTCATCTCAGCACTCATGGCTTCGACGCTCGTCGCGTGCGGCTATCAGTTCAGGGTCGACGGAGCCGGCCCGACAATCGGAGGGGCTGCTGCCTCGACCTCGAATGAACCGTCACCACGCCTCATCATCCGGACATTGCTCAATAACAGCTTCGAGCCGAACCTCGAAATGCGATACACCAATTATTTTCGTGATGAATTTTCTGCCGGGAGTGGTGCGCGGGTCGTTCCCGAATCCGAAGCTGCGGATCTTGTGCTCACCGGACAGATCCTGTCGGTCATCGTGCCGACGCTCAGTTTTTCTCAAACGGCGACGTTAGAAAGTCGGACTGAGGTGGTCGTCTTGGTTCAGGTGGAAGATGTTCGATCCAGGAAAGTGGTCTGGAGACAGCTGGCAAAAGGAGCGTCGGAGTTCTTTGTGACGCCCGACCTCCAGTTCAATCGCGCGCTGCAAAACCGGGCGGTGGAGCAGGCGGGTCGTTTTGTGGCGGCTGACCTGGCGGCGCGATTTCTGTTACAGCTCGAGACCGGTGCGCTGACGAAACAAGCGCCCGTACCGGATCCTGAGCTTCAATAGCATGATAGAGGTTGGTCGATGGCCTCATCGGTAAACCATGTACAACTCGAGACGGCGCTTAAACAACAGGCGCCGAGATCTCTCTATCTTGTCGTTGGGGAGGAAGACTTATTGAGAGATCATGCAATTGCGACACTTAAGGGCGCAGTGCTTGGGAGTGACGGAGATGAATTTAATTATCAACTATTTTATGGCGATGAAGCGAGCGGAAGCGATATTCAAAACAGCGTGGCAGCCGTCCCTGTTTTCGCTTCACGTCGGCTGGTCGTGGTGAAGTCGGCGGAGAAACTGACGGCTCGGGACGGTGATCTGCTGCTCGACTGTGTGCAGAATCCGGTGGAATCCACGACGCTGGTATTTGTAAGCCCGAAGTTAGATGGCCGACTGAAATTCTCCCAAGCCCTTACGCGGGCAGCGGTTATCGTCGATTGTTCGCCGCTCCGTGAGGCTCAGTTGTCTCCCTGGCTTCTGCGAGAAGCAGAACGGGTGGGGTTGCGGCTTGAGGAACGTGTGGCTCAAGTGCTGCAGGAAGCGTGCGGAGCATCCCTCTATGGACTACGACGCGAATTGGAGAAGCTGGCTTCGTACGTACCGTCCGATCGGTCAGTCACGGTTGCCGATGTTCACCTGCTCCGTGGCGTCGATCCTGGCGCGTCCGTATTTGATTTGACGCTGGCGATCGCTGAGGGTGATCGAGGACGAGTCCTCTCGATCTTAGCGCGCAATCTTGAAGCGGGGGAAGCTCCTCTGCGCATTCTTGGATCTCTCGTGTGGCAGTATCGACGACTCTGGAAAGTCCAAGAGTTGCTGGCCAATGGCGGTCGGGAAGGGGAAGCCGCCAGGAGTTTGCGCATGGATCCACGGAAGGTGCGCCCCTTTCTCGAGCGATTTTCTGAGGCGCATCTACAGCAAACACTGCGGCTTTTTCTCGACACTGATGCCAAGCTCAAAGGAGGGAGTGGCAGTCGTCCCCGAATGGTGTTGGAAGGCCTGCTGTTGAAACTTTGTGAGCAGAATGTGAGCTGGAACCGCAAATCACCTACGTTACCCCAGGCTCCACCCAAACGAGCGCTCACACGTGTGGTGTCGAACGTTCGAACGATTAGGAGCCGGAACCCGACAGCGCGTTGACACGATGCGTCAGACGAGAAATCCGGCGGGATGCGGTATTCCGATGAAGTACGCCTTTCGAGACAGCTTTCCCAATCGCCGAAGTGGCTGCTTGCAGATTGGCCTTGGCTTCATCCGTCTTTTTCCCGTCTACGGCGGACTGGACTTTCTTGATGAGCGTCTTCACCGCGTTAACGGTGGCCTGATTTCGCTCATGTCGTCGCTCAGTTTGGCGAGCTCGTCGGATGGTCGATTTGTGAGTCTGAGGCATTGAGTACTCCTGTAAAAAAGAGGATGACTTGTATCATAAGGCTTTGCCGATCGTCAAGGATCGGCCTGAAGAAGGAGCGTGGGCATGGTGAAGATTGCAGCACGTGACCGACTGATCTTTGCGTTGGATGTGCCGTCCACGGCCGAAGCGGACGGGCTGTTGGACCGGCTTCAAGGACACATCTCCTTTGTCAAAGTCGGCCTTGAGCTCTATACTGCAGCAGGTCCCGACATGATCAAGCGGATCGTTGAGCGGGGCATGCGAGTGTTTCTGGACCTAAAGTTTCTCGATATCGAGGAGACGGTCCGTCGAGCAACGAGCCGGGTTGCAGCGATGGGAGTGGATTTCTTAACCATCCATGCGAATCGTAAGGCGCTCACAGCTGCGGTACAAGGGCGGGAGGGCTCATCGCTCAAGCTGCTCGCTGTGACGGTGCTTACGAATTTCGATGGGCAGGATCTCCGAGAAATGGGGATCCAGCGGACGGTCCAAGACCTCGTCACCGCTAGGGCACTGCTGGCCTCGGAAGTGGGCTGCGATGGCGTTGTGGCATCCGGTGAAGAAGCTTCGGCTATCCGGCAGAAGGTCGGATCGCGCTTCACAATTGTGACGCCGGGCGTCCGGCCGACCGGCAAAGGAGTCGATGATCATGCCAGGGCGACCACTCCCACGCAAACGATCGCCTCCGGTGCGGACTATCTCGTGATCGGACGGCCTATTCGCGATGCAGACGACCCGCCGGCGACCGTCGCCGCCATTCTGGCAGAAATGCAAGCTGCTTTCGATGCCAGAGAGTGACGCAAGTCTGTTGCGACGACAATCAGCCTTTGTTAAGATCACGATTCTTCAATTCCCTTGTGGTGGGTGTAGCTCAGTTGGTTAGAGCGCCGGATTGTGGATCCGGAGGTCGCGGGTTCGAAACCCGTCATCCACCCCATGCCCTCTTGTCATAACTTCTTGTGGGATCAATTGATCTGAAGATGTTGGTCCGATGAAAGCTGGTGCCGGTTGCGCCGAGGTTGCAGAATTAGCCGTGAGCATGGGCGTATCGAGTCGGTCCACGGCCTGGGTATTCCCGCCTGGAATCAAATGACCGTACAGGTCCACCGTGACTTGGATTGAACTGTGACCCATCTGATCCTTTACGTAGACAGGACTCTCACCGTTCTGGAGCAGTAACGACGCGAAGCTATGGCGGAGATCATGGAAACGGACTTGCCGCACTCCGGCCCTTTTCAAGAGCTTGAAGAACTGCAAACGGATCCAATTCTGATGCAACGGTTTCCCATTTGCATCGCAAAATACCCACTGGGATGACTCCTTGCCCTCTGTGGCGGCCTCTTGCTGTCGATTCAATTGTAACGCTTCCAGCGTACCGGTCAGCTCTCGGGATAGGTCCACTCGTCGCGATTCGCCACTCTTCGGCGTAGTCAGCCGGCCACGTGTGAAATTCTGGCGCACTTCGACAAATCGGCCGGTCAGGTTGAGAGCGTCCCATTGGAGAGACAGCAGTTCGCCTTGGCGAAGTCCCGTCCGAGCTGCACAGAGAAAGAGCGGATAGACATTTGGAGCTGCCTGCTTGCTATATGTCAGGAACTGCGCCAATTCTTGGCGGTTCAACGGATCAATGGAGCGCCGCTTGCTGATTTTTGGCAAGAACTTGCCGGGATTGAGTGCGGGATTAGCCGTGAGCAGATTGTCTTCGATGGCATGGCTGAAGAGGCTACTCAATGTACGAATGATATTGATCACGGTCTTAGGTGCGAGGCCTCGCTTGAGGCAGGAGACGGCTAGCGCTTTGACTTTGTCTCGGGTGATCTGGCTTAGCGCCACACCGCGAAAGACCGGGAACACGTAGCGGTTGAGCACCTTTCGATAATCATCATGCGTCGTATGTTTGCGGGTCTGTTCTATTCGTACGAGAAACGTCTCGGCATAGGCGTCCAAGGTCATGCTGATCTGTGGGCGTTCGAACGCGGTCTGCCCGAGTGCCAGCCTCGCTTGAATCTGTTGTGCAACTTGCTTCGCAGCCTTCTTGGCGATCTCACCTCTACCAATCCGCTTGGCTTTACGTGTGCCCTGATGGTTGATGAAAACCCACCAGGCATTCTTCCACTCTCGCATCGTGACGCCCATGGTGCGTATGGTAGTCCTCACAAACCTACTCCTGTCAAGCTGTTCGACGCGGCTTCTGAATCTGAGAGACGACCGATTCCACCAGCTCAGCCAAATCGTTGGCTGGTTGCATTGTCCGGTGCGTCGTCATCCACCGATCGAACTCCTCACGCTTCACCAAGATCTTGCCTCCCACTCTGTAGTGAGGCAGCGGCTGATGGTGGTCGACCAGCCGGTTGCGCAACCACCGAACGGAGCAGCATGAATACGCGGCTAAGGCCTGGAGATCGAAATAGCCAGACGCATTGAGAATTCGGACGTTCACAGCTCCAGTTCCTCGAACCATGCGTGGGGATCGACAGTTTTCACGCGTCTCGTAGCAATCGAGCCGTTGCGATCTGTTCGGATAAGAAGCTGCGAGACACTTTGTTCATAGTTCTCCTCACCGACCTTCTCTTCCTGCTCTCCATCTCGCCTCGGGGGAGTCTTCCGACACCACCATCTCCCCCTACATGCGCCCGCGTCACCGCCGGCGGGGATTGAAGACTAACCTCCCAGTGGGGGCGGGCCATCGCCACGGAGCAGCGGATCAGGCCTTCTCAAACTTCCTGAGCCCACTCTTCCCCGTCCAGGCCTGCCCGCCGCGAGCGCGCTGAGCCCTCCTCCTCCTCCTTCTGCCCCACCCCCGGTTTTGTGCGGGGTGGGGCACAGCTTTGAAGGAGGAATTCGGATGAAAAAACCATCGCGACTCACAGCAGCGGCCAGTCAGCCATCGGACTCCATCGGGACAGCCGAGCCGTATCGGGCTCCTCGGTATCGGGTCACGCTCGTCTGTGACACGGCTGGGACCGCATCGCCCGAACTCATACAGGATTCGCGCACGGCTCTGTCGATGTTCCGGCCCTGCTTTGAGGGATTGGATCGGGAACACTTCGTGGTCTGTGGGCTGGATGCGAAACATCGGGTGATCGGGATCAATGTGGTGTCGGTCGGCACGCTGACGCTGTCCATCGTCCATCCACGTGAAGTGTTCAAGCCGTTGATCGTGATGAATGCGGCCGCCTGGCTGTGCGCCCATAATCATCCCTCCGGAGACGCTACGCCGAGTCAAGAAGATCGTGTCTTGACTAAGCGACTTCGCGAAGCCGGGGACCTGTTGGGCATCACGCTGTTGGATCATCTCATCCTCGGGGAGGAACGCCACTATAGCTTTGCCGATGAGGGCTGGCCCTGATTCCGAGGCAGCGGTCACGATCGACCGATCCTTGTCACCACCGATCTCCGCCTTCTGCGTGTTCACTGTGTCGGAGGTGCTCCACGAGGGTGTCGATCGCCACTCGAACCAGCTCTTCACGTTCGGGTCGTGAGCCTTGTACCTCAATGGAGGCCTGCGTGGTGGAGCCGCCCGACCAGTTCACTGTGAGGGTCAACATGAAAGGGGTCCTTTCTGACTACTGGATCACGCACCAGCGGGAGCATAGGCCGCCGAGAAGCCATCCCGGGGATTCCACCACTGCAGCCGGCGTCTCGTGTGCTCGAGTGTCTTGCCACCTTGGAGGAACGCGAGATGCTTGCTCCGCCACCGATCCACGCCGTCGACAATGGTCCTGACCAGCCACCGTTCCCCCGCCTCCGGATGGGCACAGAGCAGGCTCAATGTGGGCGCCAAGCTCCTCTCGGCCCAGCGCTTGACCTGTTCGATGGTCTTGACCGACTGCTCGATCGCAAGTTTGGCCCGGGCCATGCCGTCGGTGAGCACTTTCCACCAGGGGAGGATTGGCGCGTAGTAGCGATCTTTGGGGTCATCCGCTCGCGTACAGTTGCGGAAATCCACGGCGGTACGGAACACCCCGACGATGTAGCGTTGGAAGGAGTCCTGATCCAATGTGGACAAGGCCAAGCCCACGGCCTGAGCCCGTTCCCGTTTCCATTCCATTTCCCAGCGCATCCAGGGCCCCTCGACCGGCTTCTCTTTGGCCCGTTGTTCTGCCGCTTTGTCATAGATCCGGAGATAGCTCTCCGATTGACGCGACCCCAAGGCGAGTGTCTTGCCACGCTCAGCCCCTGTAGGCACATCCAGCCCACCGATGATCCGGCACTGCCGGAAGTGCGAAACACAGTGGCCTTTGGCCACGGCTTCATAGACCCCGTCGACATCGATAACGCCCATGCGATCATCGAGCGCGACATCGATCCGGCCGAAATGCCCCTTCTGATCGAACACCCACGCCGCTAGCTGATGAAACTTCTCGAAGGGCCAATGACTGATCAGTTCTTGCGAGAGATCGACATGGACTTCACGAGGTGCTCGTTTGGCTCCGGTGGCAATCCGGCCATAGCCACTGTCATTGCCTCGGCAGATCCAGACCTCCCGGTACCCTTCATAGCCCTTCTCATCTCGGATCCAGTCTCCCTCACCGAGTACTCGCTTGAGGATCTCCACCGTGGAGGAGGGAACGGTAAACCGAAGCCATCCGATCGACATCGACCAGCTACTCATATGGACCTCCGTGAACGTGGTTGGAATTTGCGCCCCCGTTTGACTATCCGGGGGCTGGGCTGCCCGTCGCGCCGTCGGCTGGCGCCGCCGGTCGCGCGGCGTCCACGTCCCCCGGCAGTGTCGACGGTGACCATCTGTCCATCCCCGTTCCGTTGGATCGCGGCCCGCACCTGGTCGAGATCGAAACGGACCATGCGACCGATGCGGATCACCGGCAGGTGGCCCTTCCAGTAGGCGCGACGGACGGACACCACACTGACCTTCAAAACGGCGGTAAGTTCCGGGACGGTCAACCAGGTGCTCTTCATACCCTTCCTTTCATGTCGCGCTGTGGCAGGAGCGGACCTTACGCGGGAACTCACGCCGGTGGAAGTAGTCCTGTTGTGGTCAGGAAGGGTCAGGAATGGTCAGGAGGAGTCAGGAGTTCTGAGGGTGAGGTGGTGGCGGTGGAGCAGTTCGTGATGATTCCTTCAGCTTGAGTGGTTCAGATGACGAGAGACCAGTAATCGCGTCGCCTTTCTAGACGCAATGATGCGCAGATGGTGAATTGTAGGTATTTACGAGTTGGGTCACGCGAACGAGAACGACTCAGGAAGAAACGATACGAACGGACAGGACATTTCGAAGTTGCATGAAAAAATATTTTGGCTCTGGGCCGAATAGCTCTAGGAACTGTTGAATAAAGCGAAGGGGGGTTTTTCGTGCGACGATGGTGAACAACAGTTTATCAAGACCCTCGAGGCCGCCATCTCTTTGAGGCGTTCTCTGTGGAGTGCGCGTGCGCGCCTCTCTATGGGGTGGGGCTCTCTCTTGAGAGGGGCACGTATGACGTGGGACTAGAGCTTACCTCTATAAGGCGACGCTCTGGCAGAATCTGAACGAGAAATGACCGTTCTTCGCGACGACCTTCGTAGGATCCTTTAACGATCAGCCTGGTGCCTGGCGCAACGGCACCTCATTCGGTTTCAATGACCTGGAGGCGCTCATGCACGTCGTCTTCGAGGCAGGAGTGGATCACGCTCAGAGGCTGAAGCGAGCTCCCTAAGGACCATCTGGCTGAATATCCATTGGCCTTACTCATCGTCGTCGTCTCCCTCGGTGCCATTGCCGCGGTTTCCTCTCTCTCCTCTGTTATTACCGTTTCCCCTGTTGCCTCCATTAGTGGCCTCGTCTCCATTCATTGCACGAGTGATAGTGATGGAGTACGTCTTCGAACTGCCATTTGGAGCGGTCACCGTGATCGAGGCAGCCGTGCTGGTTCCGGCTCCGTTGAGCGGAATGGTCGCGTCTCCTGTCGGAACTCCCGTCCCGGCGCTCACTGAACCGGAGATCACGGCATTCGCGTCCGCCTTTGTCGCCGACACGTGTATGCTCATGACCTCGCTGGCGACACCTGTTGTATAGTCC is a genomic window of Candidatus Nitrospira kreftii containing:
- a CDS encoding leucyl-tRNA synthetase, with amino-acid sequence MSKGYDHHAIELKWQAYWEEHRPFKACDDLSKPKFYCLDMFPYPSGSGLHVGHLEGYTATDIVSRYKRMRGFNVLHPMGWDAFGLPAEQYAVKTGIHPVKTTAENIATFKRQMKRVGLSYDWERELSTTDPQYYRWTQWIFLKLFERGLAYVAEVPVNWCPALGTVLANEEIIDGKSEVGGFDVVRKPMRQWVLKITAYADRLLEDLKLVDWPISTLEMQKNWIGRSIGAEVDFALADRKGTIRIFTTRPDTLFGATYMVLAPEHPLIDVVVSDKQKTAVQTYREASAKKSDLQRQELEKEKTGVFTGGYAINPVNGERLPIWIADYVLMSYGTGAIMAVPAHDERDWTFARQYALPIREVIAGGNVQETAFTETNRGTVVNSATSDGTFSINGLTPDKAIPKITEWLEKQGRGTRAVNYKLRDWLFARQRYWGEPFPIVWVDGNACPLPEERLPLVLPETHNFKPSGTGESPLANLNEWLTTTDPATNKPARRETNTMPQWAGSCWYYLRFIDPRNSTHLVDSAKERYWMPVDLYIGGSEHAVLHLLYARFWHKVLFDIGVTSTPEPFTKLVHQGIVLGEDNQKMSKSRGNVVNPDEMIDQFGADAVRLYEMFMGPLEAMKPWSTRGVEGVTRFLDRVWRVMVDEQGRLSGSIVSTAPSLEHQRLLHQTIKKVTEDIEALRFNTAISQMMIFTNEMTKAQARPRAVIEPFVLLLSPFAPHLAEELWSLLGHHPSVSQQPWPMFDPAMTVSEHMTIPIQVNGRLRAKIEVPTEAVREDIERLARIEAAEWLQGQEPKKVIYVDRKLFNFVV
- a CDS encoding hypothetical protein (conserved protein of unknown function) — encoded protein: MLSAEKSENHERSEPFAFILGTFISALMASTLVACGYQFRVDGAGPTIGGAAASTSNEPSPRLIIRTLLNNSFEPNLEMRYTNYFRDEFSAGSGARVVPESEAADLVLTGQILSVIVPTLSFSQTATLESRTEVVVLVQVEDVRSRKVVWRQLAKGASEFFVTPDLQFNRALQNRAVEQAGRFVAADLAARFLLQLETGALTKQAPVPDPELQ
- a CDS encoding putative DNA polymerase III, delta subunit translates to MASSVNHVQLETALKQQAPRSLYLVVGEEDLLRDHAIATLKGAVLGSDGDEFNYQLFYGDEASGSDIQNSVAAVPVFASRRLVVVKSAEKLTARDGDLLLDCVQNPVESTTLVFVSPKLDGRLKFSQALTRAAVIVDCSPLREAQLSPWLLREAERVGLRLEERVAQVLQEACGASLYGLRRELEKLASYVPSDRSVTVADVHLLRGVDPGASVFDLTLAIAEGDRGRVLSILARNLEAGEAPLRILGSLVWQYRRLWKVQELLANGGREGEAARSLRMDPRKVRPFLERFSEAHLQQTLRLFLDTDAKLKGGSGSRPRMVLEGLLLKLCEQNVSWNRKSPTLPQAPPKRALTRVVSNVRTIRSRNPTAR
- a CDS encoding 30S ribosomal protein S20; this encodes MPQTHKSTIRRARQTERRHERNQATVNAVKTLIKKVQSAVDGKKTDEAKANLQAATSAIGKAVSKGVLHRNTASRRISRLTHRVNALSGSGS
- a CDS encoding Orotidine 5'-phosphate decarboxylase, yielding MVKIAARDRLIFALDVPSTAEADGLLDRLQGHISFVKVGLELYTAAGPDMIKRIVERGMRVFLDLKFLDIEETVRRATSRVAAMGVDFLTIHANRKALTAAVQGREGSSLKLLAVTVLTNFDGQDLREMGIQRTVQDLVTARALLASEVGCDGVVASGEEASAIRQKVGSRFTIVTPGVRPTGKGVDDHARATTPTQTIASGADYLVIGRPIRDADDPPATVAAILAEMQAAFDARE
- a CDS encoding DNA-binding protein translates to MNVRILNASGYFDLQALAAYSCCSVRWLRNRLVDHHQPLPHYRVGGKILVKREEFDRWMTTHRTMQPANDLAELVESVVSQIQKPRRTA
- a CDS encoding DNA repair protein RadC gives rise to the protein MKKPSRLTAAASQPSDSIGTAEPYRAPRYRVTLVCDTAGTASPELIQDSRTALSMFRPCFEGLDREHFVVCGLDAKHRVIGINVVSVGTLTLSIVHPREVFKPLIVMNAAAWLCAHNHPSGDATPSQEDRVLTKRLREAGDLLGITLLDHLILGEERHYSFADEGWP
- a CDS encoding hypothetical protein (conserved protein of unknown function), producing MSSWSMSIGWLRFTVPSSTVEILKRVLGEGDWIRDEKGYEGYREVWICRGNDSGYGRIATGAKRAPREVHVDLSQELISHWPFEKFHQLAAWVFDQKGHFGRIDVALDDRMGVIDVDGVYEAVAKGHCVSHFRQCRIIGGLDVPTGAERGKTLALGSRQSESYLRIYDKAAEQRAKEKPVEGPWMRWEMEWKRERAQAVGLALSTLDQDSFQRYIVGVFRTAVDFRNCTRADDPKDRYYAPILPWWKVLTDGMARAKLAIEQSVKTIEQVKRWAERSLAPTLSLLCAHPEAGERWLVRTIVDGVDRWRSKHLAFLQGGKTLEHTRRRLQWWNPRDGFSAAYAPAGA
- a CDS encoding hypothetical protein (conserved protein of unknown function), producing the protein MKSTWLTVPELTAVLKVSVVSVRRAYWKGHLPVIRIGRMVRFDLDQVRAAIQRNGDGQMVTVDTAGGRGRRATGGASRRRDGQPSPRIVKRGRKFQPRSRRSI